The proteins below are encoded in one region of Nitrospira sp.:
- the thrC2 gene encoding threonine synthase yields the protein MMARWRGLIEEYRKFLPVTEGTPVVTLLEGNTPLVPASRLAARIAPGIRLYLKFEGANPTGSFKDRGMTLAISKACEAGVKAVICASTGNTSASAAAYGTRAGLAVYVLIPAGKIALGKLSQAMMHQATVIQIEGNFDQALTIVKELAESNAIELVNSVNPFRIEGQKTASFEVCDQLGEPPTIHALPVGNAGNITAYWRGYTEYRTAGQVSRVPRMFGFQAAGAAPIVLGHKVECPQTIATAIRIGNPASWNGALSAVEESAGAIEMVTDEEILEAFKLVAREEGVFCEPASAASVAGITKMWREGKIHEGEIVVCTLTGHGLKDPDTAMKVSVQPITVKASRDEVARLLHL from the coding sequence GTGATGGCGCGCTGGCGGGGTTTAATCGAAGAGTACCGCAAGTTTCTTCCCGTGACGGAGGGGACGCCCGTGGTGACGTTGCTGGAAGGCAACACACCGCTCGTCCCGGCCTCTCGCCTGGCCGCACGCATTGCACCCGGTATACGCCTCTATCTAAAGTTCGAAGGCGCCAATCCGACAGGATCGTTCAAAGACCGGGGGATGACCCTGGCCATCTCTAAGGCTTGCGAGGCTGGGGTGAAGGCCGTCATCTGCGCGTCGACCGGAAATACATCGGCCTCCGCGGCCGCCTATGGTACGCGGGCTGGCCTCGCTGTGTATGTGCTGATCCCCGCTGGCAAAATTGCCCTCGGCAAACTCTCTCAAGCCATGATGCATCAGGCCACGGTGATTCAGATAGAGGGCAATTTCGACCAGGCGTTGACGATCGTGAAAGAACTGGCAGAATCGAATGCCATTGAATTGGTCAACTCAGTGAATCCGTTTCGCATTGAGGGGCAAAAAACAGCCAGTTTTGAAGTGTGCGACCAACTCGGCGAACCACCGACGATCCATGCCCTTCCCGTCGGCAACGCAGGTAATATCACTGCTTACTGGCGTGGATATACCGAGTACCGCACGGCGGGCCAAGTCTCCCGCGTGCCACGCATGTTCGGATTTCAGGCAGCCGGTGCCGCGCCGATTGTGTTGGGGCACAAGGTGGAGTGCCCGCAAACGATTGCCACGGCGATTCGGATTGGGAATCCAGCCAGCTGGAACGGCGCCCTTTCGGCTGTGGAGGAATCAGCAGGTGCGATTGAGATGGTGACGGATGAAGAGATTCTGGAGGCCTTCAAGTTGGTGGCGCGGGAAGAAGGTGTATTTTGTGAACCGGCGTCTGCCGCGTCGGTAGCGGGCATTACAAAGATGTGGCGCGAGGGGAAGATTCACGAGGGAGAGATCGTGGTCTGCACTTTGACCGGGCATGGGCTCAAGGACCCGGAC
- the hom gene encoding homoserine dehydrogenase: MKSRIGVGIIGFGTVGTGVARILLQNAEIIRRRVGVPVELVRVADLDVSRDRGLTLPSDMLIADGRAILDDPSIDIVVELIGGYEAAKRVMLDAIAKGKQVVTANKALLAVHGEEIFEAATRRGIDLGFEASVGGGIPIVRALTEGLAANTILSIYGIINGTSNYILTRMMQEGRSFADVLKEATRAGYAEADPTFDVEGIDSAHKLAIMVNLAYGTPVDVKEIATEGITKLTPLDFAYAKEFGYAIKLLGIAKFTEGEIEARVHPTMIPVTSPMAQVNGVYNAIQVVGDAVSDVMLYGRGAGSLPTGSAVVSDILSIARNLLRGGIGRVPPASFQQEQRRPLRVRPMSDIESLYYLRFMVVDQPGVLSLIAGVLGDQRISISTVLQQGRKDGHTVPVVIRTHQATERAVQAALQEINRMPFVSEPTTLIRVEGPDE, translated from the coding sequence GTGAAGTCCCGCATTGGTGTCGGCATTATCGGATTTGGGACCGTTGGGACCGGTGTCGCCAGAATTCTGTTGCAGAATGCCGAGATCATTCGTAGGCGCGTGGGCGTACCGGTGGAGCTCGTGCGCGTGGCGGACCTCGACGTATCGCGAGATCGGGGGCTCACCCTGCCGTCCGACATGCTGATCGCGGACGGACGCGCCATTCTGGACGATCCGTCGATCGACATCGTGGTGGAATTGATCGGTGGGTACGAAGCTGCCAAGCGGGTGATGCTCGACGCCATCGCGAAAGGGAAACAGGTCGTCACGGCCAATAAGGCCCTGCTGGCGGTGCACGGCGAGGAGATTTTTGAGGCTGCGACACGGCGCGGCATCGACCTTGGATTCGAAGCCAGCGTCGGGGGCGGCATCCCGATTGTTCGTGCCCTGACGGAAGGGCTTGCAGCCAACACGATCCTGTCCATCTATGGGATCATCAACGGGACGTCGAATTACATTCTCACCCGAATGATGCAGGAGGGCCGGAGTTTTGCCGACGTTCTCAAGGAAGCGACCCGTGCCGGTTACGCGGAAGCCGATCCCACGTTCGACGTCGAAGGCATCGATTCGGCGCACAAACTGGCCATCATGGTGAATCTGGCCTATGGCACACCTGTCGATGTGAAGGAGATTGCGACAGAGGGCATCACCAAGCTGACCCCGCTCGACTTCGCTTACGCGAAAGAGTTTGGATATGCCATTAAGCTCCTGGGCATCGCGAAGTTCACCGAGGGCGAAATCGAGGCCCGCGTCCATCCGACCATGATTCCCGTGACCTCGCCCATGGCCCAGGTTAACGGGGTGTACAATGCAATTCAGGTGGTCGGAGACGCCGTGAGCGACGTCATGCTGTACGGGCGCGGTGCCGGGTCTCTTCCAACGGGCAGCGCCGTCGTCAGTGACATTTTGTCCATCGCGCGCAATCTTCTCCGGGGCGGCATCGGCCGGGTCCCACCGGCGTCATTTCAGCAGGAGCAACGACGTCCTTTGCGCGTCCGTCCCATGTCGGATATCGAATCCTTGTACTATTTGCGCTTCATGGTTGTGGATCAGCCGGGTGTGCTGTCACTCATTGCCGGTGTATTGGGCGATCAGCGCATCAGCATCTCGACGGTGTTGCAACAGGGACGGAAGGACGGCCACACGGTGCCCGTCGTCATACGCACGCATCAGGCCACCGAGCGGGCCGTGCAGGCAGCATTGCAGGAGATTAATCGAATGCCCTTCGTGTCCGAACCCACAACACTCATTCGCGTCGAAGGCCCTGACGAATAG
- a CDS encoding aminotransferase: MMDFYRLKRLPPYVFAVVQTLKQEARRRGEDIIDFGMGNPDEPTPTHIVDKLIEAAKKGVNHRYSASRGITKLRHAITSWYKRNCGVDLDPETEAIVTIGSKEGIAHLALAMIGPGDVVLTPTPTYPIHMYSVIIAGGEVRGVPLRPDSDFFDDLLQAYKQTLPRPKILVLNFPHNPTTAVVDLEFFKKVVAFAKEHNLIVIHDYAYADLVFDGYRAPSLLQIPEAKDIGVEFFTLSKSYNMPGWRVGFCVGNKEIIGALGKIKSYLDYGIFQPVQIASIIALNGPQDCVKETVQRYQKRRNVLVNGLNRIGWPVDMPRATMFVWARIPQAFHAMGSLEFSKLLLREAKVAVSPGIGFGEGGDEYVRFALVENEHRTRQAVRGIKRVLKLGGAKA; encoded by the coding sequence ATGATGGACTTTTATCGCCTGAAAAGACTGCCGCCGTACGTTTTCGCAGTGGTGCAGACCCTCAAGCAAGAGGCTCGACGTCGCGGGGAGGATATTATCGATTTCGGGATGGGTAATCCCGACGAGCCCACCCCTACTCACATCGTCGACAAGTTGATCGAGGCCGCCAAAAAAGGTGTGAATCACCGGTATTCTGCCTCGCGTGGAATAACCAAGCTCCGACATGCCATCACATCGTGGTATAAGCGGAACTGTGGCGTGGATCTCGACCCGGAGACTGAAGCCATCGTGACGATCGGCTCCAAGGAGGGGATCGCCCATTTGGCGCTGGCGATGATTGGTCCCGGTGATGTCGTGTTGACTCCAACTCCGACGTATCCGATTCACATGTACAGTGTCATCATTGCAGGCGGCGAGGTTCGTGGAGTGCCCTTGCGCCCCGATAGCGATTTCTTCGACGACTTGCTGCAAGCGTATAAGCAGACGCTGCCGCGTCCAAAAATTTTGGTCCTGAATTTTCCGCATAATCCCACCACCGCGGTAGTCGATCTGGAATTCTTCAAGAAGGTCGTGGCCTTTGCGAAAGAGCACAATTTGATTGTGATCCACGACTATGCCTATGCCGACTTGGTTTTCGACGGCTACAGGGCACCGAGCTTGTTGCAGATTCCCGAGGCCAAGGACATCGGGGTTGAGTTTTTCACGCTGTCGAAAAGCTACAACATGCCCGGCTGGCGCGTCGGCTTCTGCGTGGGAAACAAAGAGATCATCGGGGCGCTGGGGAAGATCAAGAGCTACCTGGATTATGGAATCTTCCAGCCGGTCCAAATTGCCAGCATCATCGCACTCAATGGACCGCAGGATTGCGTGAAAGAGACGGTGCAACGATATCAAAAGCGCCGGAACGTACTGGTGAACGGGCTGAATCGCATCGGATGGCCGGTCGATATGCCTCGCGCCACGATGTTCGTCTGGGCTCGTATCCCTCAGGCATTCCACGCCATGGGCTCGTTGGAGTTTTCAAAACTCCTGCTCCGCGAGGCCAAGGTCGCGGTGTCTCCCGGTATCGGCTTCGGCGAGGGTGGTGACGAGTACGTCCGGTTTGCACTCGTGGAAAACGAGCATCGAACTAGGCAGGCCGTGCGCGGGATCAAGCGGGTGTTGAAGTTGGGAGGGGCCAAGGCGTGA
- the pdxJ gene encoding pyridoxine 5'-phosphate synthase, with translation MARLGVNVDHVATLRQARGGQEPDPVEAAFLAELAGADGIVMHLREDRRHVQDRDLTLLKETIKTKLDLEMAPEEEIARIALSVKPHLVTLVPERRQELTTEGGLDVIGQRDKIDKIIQLLHGGGIPVSLFIEPDLNHIKIAHKLSADYVELHTGRYANAKLSKEEQTGLESLSQSAKLAFKLGMGVNAGHGLNYRNVKRLTQITEIVEYNIGHSIVARAVLVGFERAVREMKSMVT, from the coding sequence GTGGCACGATTGGGCGTCAATGTTGATCATGTAGCAACACTGCGGCAGGCACGCGGGGGCCAGGAACCGGACCCTGTCGAGGCCGCCTTTTTGGCAGAACTTGCCGGAGCTGATGGAATTGTCATGCATTTACGAGAGGATAGACGGCATGTTCAAGATAGGGATCTGACGCTGCTCAAAGAAACCATCAAGACCAAGCTCGATCTCGAAATGGCACCGGAGGAAGAAATTGCCAGGATAGCCCTCTCGGTCAAACCCCATCTTGTTACCCTGGTACCGGAACGGCGCCAGGAACTCACCACGGAAGGGGGTCTCGACGTCATCGGTCAACGCGACAAGATCGACAAGATCATTCAACTCCTCCACGGAGGAGGGATCCCAGTCAGTCTTTTTATCGAACCGGACCTGAACCATATCAAGATCGCGCACAAGCTCTCCGCCGATTATGTCGAGTTGCATACCGGACGGTATGCCAATGCCAAACTGTCCAAGGAAGAACAGACAGGGCTTGAATCGTTATCGCAATCCGCCAAATTGGCGTTCAAGCTGGGCATGGGAGTCAACGCCGGACATGGTCTCAATTACCGAAACGTGAAGCGGTTGACACAAATCACGGAAATCGTCGAGTACAACATAGGCCACAGCATTGTCGCCCGCGCGGTGTTAGTCGGATTCGAGCGAGCCGTCCGCGAGATGAAGAGCATGGTCACCTAG
- the nnr gene encoding bifunctional NAD(P)H-hydrate repair enzyme Nnr, giving the protein MNVVTAAQMQAIDRRAIEKGKIPSLTLMERAGSETVAAMEAHFGPLRTKRIVIVCGKGHNGGDGLVVARLLKHRKAKIRVVLLHPISNLARDTRTMHRRLVRGGNTALITATPAPDELAQALDGADILVDALLGTGLSSPVSGIYRSAIEALNGTGRPIVAIDLPSGLDADTGHVLGAAVRATLTVTMGLPKYGLYLGEGIDYSGTVRIADIGIPAAYAQTIEGSVSLLTGDTIAGLIPTRRPSSHKGTFGHVGIIAGSPGKTGAAALAARAALRVGSGLVTVATPAGVNSIVEGKLLEAMSVPISDTPEHAFGPNSLQDLLTFARTKSAVAVGPGIGTHAGTIHVIRDFLPRCSVPCVVDADALNAIAEGPEMLSRCSAALILTPHPGEMARLARLDSGRAVNRDRLGIAREFAKTHGVIVVLKGARTVIAHPDGQTAISPSGNPGLATGGTGDVLTGMIGGFLAQGLRPWEAACAGAYLHGLAGDVAAEVRGQASMIAGDVIEHIAHAFGQVTN; this is encoded by the coding sequence ATGAACGTCGTCACGGCGGCGCAGATGCAGGCGATCGACCGCCGCGCAATCGAAAAGGGGAAAATCCCCAGTCTTACCCTTATGGAGCGCGCCGGCTCCGAGACTGTGGCCGCCATGGAAGCGCACTTCGGACCGCTACGCACGAAACGGATCGTGATCGTCTGCGGTAAAGGACACAACGGTGGAGACGGACTCGTGGTTGCGCGGCTTCTCAAGCACCGAAAAGCCAAGATACGGGTCGTTTTGCTCCATCCCATTTCCAACTTGGCTCGCGATACACGGACCATGCACCGGCGTCTGGTGCGCGGAGGGAACACGGCGCTGATCACCGCGACACCGGCCCCCGACGAGCTGGCTCAGGCATTGGACGGTGCGGACATACTTGTGGATGCCCTGTTAGGAACGGGCCTCTCCTCGCCCGTTTCCGGTATCTACCGGTCTGCTATCGAGGCGCTCAACGGGACGGGCCGCCCGATCGTCGCCATCGATCTTCCATCCGGACTAGATGCTGACACGGGCCACGTCCTCGGTGCGGCGGTGCGAGCCACGCTCACGGTGACCATGGGTCTACCCAAGTATGGATTGTATCTGGGTGAGGGGATCGATTATTCGGGGACGGTTCGAATCGCCGACATCGGCATTCCAGCTGCCTATGCCCAGACCATCGAAGGCTCCGTTTCTCTCCTGACAGGGGACACGATTGCCGGCCTGATCCCGACGCGACGTCCCTCTTCCCACAAGGGGACCTTCGGTCACGTCGGCATCATTGCCGGATCCCCTGGAAAAACCGGTGCTGCAGCACTGGCCGCAAGGGCGGCGCTGCGAGTGGGGTCCGGCTTAGTCACAGTCGCAACTCCCGCCGGTGTCAATTCCATCGTGGAAGGTAAGTTGCTCGAGGCCATGTCCGTTCCGATTTCCGATACACCAGAGCATGCGTTCGGACCGAACAGTTTGCAAGACCTGTTGACGTTTGCGCGCACTAAGAGCGCCGTGGCCGTCGGACCCGGTATCGGGACCCATGCGGGGACGATTCACGTCATCCGAGACTTTCTTCCACGGTGTTCCGTCCCTTGCGTTGTGGACGCCGATGCCTTAAATGCCATCGCGGAGGGACCGGAAATGCTGAGTCGTTGTTCGGCGGCACTGATCCTCACCCCGCACCCGGGCGAGATGGCTCGATTAGCGCGGTTGGACAGCGGCCGGGCCGTGAATCGCGACCGCTTAGGCATCGCCAGGGAGTTTGCCAAGACCCATGGTGTCATCGTGGTCCTCAAAGGAGCTCGGACAGTCATCGCGCATCCCGATGGACAGACCGCGATCTCTCCATCCGGAAATCCAGGCCTTGCGACCGGTGGCACAGGCGACGTCCTCACCGGGATGATTGGAGGTTTTCTCGCTCAGGGGCTTCGCCCCTGGGAAGCGGCCTGTGCCGGGGCGTACCTGCACGGGCTTGCCGGCGATGTCGCTGCAGAAGTGCGTGGCCAAGCCAGTATGATCGCCGGGGACGTCATCGAACACATTGCCCATGCCTTTGGCCAAGTCACCAACTAA
- a CDS encoding tRNA (adenosine(37)-N6)-threonylcarbamoyltransferase complex ATPase subunit type 1 TsaE gives MARLLQGGEVVALKGDLGAGKTQFVKGLAQGLGAATREVASPTFVFIHEYRGRLPLAHIDLYRIEASEELDQLGWADYLDGRWVVAVEWPEKAENRLPADRVEIQLQHRTPRTREATCTAFGPAAQAVVRRLRRDAPLDIPPRSRARRRS, from the coding sequence TTGGCTCGGCTTCTTCAGGGCGGGGAAGTCGTGGCACTCAAGGGCGATCTAGGGGCCGGGAAGACACAGTTCGTCAAAGGATTAGCTCAGGGGCTCGGCGCGGCCACTCGGGAGGTGGCAAGCCCCACCTTTGTGTTTATTCATGAATACCGTGGACGTCTCCCACTGGCTCATATTGATCTTTATCGCATCGAGGCTTCCGAAGAGCTTGACCAACTCGGATGGGCCGACTATCTTGACGGCCGGTGGGTGGTGGCCGTGGAATGGCCCGAAAAAGCCGAGAACAGACTCCCGGCCGACCGTGTCGAAATTCAACTGCAACATCGCACCCCCAGGACGCGAGAGGCGACATGTACGGCGTTTGGCCCGGCTGCACAGGCGGTTGTGCGCCGGCTGAGACGGGATGCACCGCTAGACATTCCACCTCGCTCGCGCGCGCGGCGCCGCTCCTAA
- the mutS gene encoding DNA mismatch repair protein MutS, whose translation MSETDLSPLMRQYRDIKRAHAGAILFFRVGDFYEMFYQDAEDASRLLSIALTSRDKSSADPVPLCGVPYHAASGYIAKLLKAGRTVALCEQVEDPKVVKGLIRREVVRLYTPGTLVDAELLPATEACWLAAVTASPVSPGAPQEQQLGLAALDLSTGEFRICEFDGRRAVSHLQDELSRLEPKELLLSADLPPDLSAVAAGLPGCRVCLEEGSRFDEGATHAALHKQFSTHIISRLVSETSPTGRCAAGAVLRYLYDTQPNTDLRHIHEAAVQRFSDTMRLDSMTIRNLELVRPLNDPLDAEASPRTTVLGVLDRTVTVMGSRLMRDWIIRPLVDLPTIQSRLDAVEELAQGLEPRFQIRAALKPVQDIARLTSRIAVVRASPRDVLSLKRSLLALTDLRVPLARLHSPLLRNLVGEWDSGEDLTDLIVRAVHPDAPALVRDGGIIQDGYHCEVDGLRTAMRDGKQWIAQLEARERARTGIESLKVRYNQVFGYYLEITKANLAKVPSDYIRKQTLANAERFMTPELKELEERVTGAEAKLTALEVQLFEQVLQALARHTERLQTMARRVATLDVVATLAEVATLYRYVRPEVHDGTAIHITGGRHAVIERLAQDLSFVPNDTQLDQDTHRLLILTGPNMAGKSTYLRQVALIVLMAQMGSFVPAAQAAIGLVDRIFTRVGASDNLSAGRSTFMVEMSETAHILHHATPRSLILLDEIGRGTSTYDGLSLAWAIAEFIQDTERLGARTLFATHYHEMTQLADRHPSVQNYRVSVQERDGDVLFLRKIVAGGADRSYGIHVGKLAGLPKEIVSRAQDVLRQLEQSSSSSPQFTEPVEQVSFLDPALPAPHPILEEVRQMDLFSMTPLDALNRLADLKRRLE comes from the coding sequence ATGTCTGAGACTGACCTCTCGCCGCTCATGCGGCAATATCGGGACATCAAGCGAGCGCACGCCGGGGCGATCCTCTTTTTCCGCGTTGGTGATTTCTATGAGATGTTCTACCAGGACGCGGAGGACGCCTCCCGCCTCCTCAGCATCGCCCTTACGTCGCGCGACAAGTCTAGCGCAGACCCTGTCCCTCTTTGCGGCGTGCCTTATCATGCGGCTAGTGGATATATCGCCAAGCTCTTGAAGGCCGGGCGGACTGTGGCGCTGTGTGAGCAAGTGGAGGATCCCAAGGTCGTCAAGGGTCTGATACGACGTGAGGTCGTACGCCTGTATACGCCGGGCACCTTGGTCGACGCCGAACTCTTGCCGGCGACAGAAGCATGCTGGCTCGCCGCGGTAACCGCATCTCCAGTTTCGCCCGGTGCGCCACAAGAGCAGCAGCTCGGATTGGCTGCGCTGGATTTATCCACCGGGGAGTTTCGGATCTGCGAATTCGATGGAAGGCGAGCCGTTTCCCACCTACAAGACGAACTCAGTCGATTGGAACCGAAAGAATTGTTGCTTTCTGCAGATCTTCCGCCCGACCTCTCAGCCGTGGCAGCCGGACTCCCGGGCTGCCGTGTCTGCCTGGAGGAAGGCAGTCGCTTCGACGAAGGGGCGACACATGCCGCCTTGCATAAGCAGTTCTCGACTCACATCATATCCCGCCTCGTTAGCGAGACGTCACCAACGGGACGATGCGCGGCCGGCGCCGTCTTGCGCTACCTCTATGATACGCAACCCAATACCGACCTTCGACATATTCATGAGGCGGCCGTTCAGCGATTCTCCGACACCATGCGCCTCGACAGCATGACCATCCGAAATCTCGAACTTGTACGCCCTCTCAACGATCCACTCGATGCCGAAGCCTCGCCTCGCACGACCGTGTTGGGCGTATTGGATCGTACCGTAACTGTAATGGGCAGCCGGCTCATGCGCGACTGGATCATTCGTCCGCTCGTGGATCTTCCAACTATTCAGTCCCGTCTTGATGCCGTGGAAGAGTTAGCCCAAGGGCTTGAACCACGATTCCAGATCCGTGCGGCACTCAAGCCGGTTCAGGATATAGCACGGTTGACGAGCCGAATCGCGGTGGTGCGAGCTTCTCCACGCGATGTGTTGTCGTTGAAGCGCTCCCTCTTGGCGCTGACTGATCTACGAGTGCCCTTGGCCAGGCTACACTCCCCGCTGCTCAGGAATCTCGTTGGAGAGTGGGATTCCGGGGAGGATCTCACCGATCTCATCGTGCGGGCTGTCCACCCGGACGCCCCCGCTCTCGTCCGGGACGGCGGGATTATCCAAGACGGATATCATTGTGAGGTCGATGGCCTGCGGACCGCGATGCGGGACGGAAAGCAGTGGATCGCCCAGCTCGAGGCTAGGGAACGTGCGCGGACCGGAATTGAATCGTTGAAGGTTCGGTATAACCAGGTATTTGGGTATTACCTAGAAATCACCAAGGCTAATCTCGCCAAAGTACCCTCGGACTATATTAGAAAGCAAACTCTCGCCAACGCCGAGCGCTTTATGACCCCTGAACTGAAAGAGCTTGAGGAGCGCGTCACCGGCGCAGAGGCCAAACTTACGGCGCTCGAGGTCCAATTGTTCGAGCAGGTACTTCAAGCACTTGCGCGCCATACCGAACGCTTACAGACCATGGCACGCCGAGTCGCAACCCTGGATGTCGTCGCAACCCTAGCCGAGGTGGCAACCCTGTATCGATACGTACGCCCGGAGGTTCACGACGGCACCGCGATTCACATCACCGGAGGGCGCCATGCGGTGATTGAACGTCTGGCCCAGGATTTGAGTTTTGTCCCCAACGACACACAATTGGACCAGGACACCCATCGTCTTCTCATACTGACTGGGCCGAATATGGCAGGGAAAAGTACATACCTGCGGCAAGTGGCGCTGATTGTTCTCATGGCGCAAATGGGATCCTTTGTGCCGGCTGCCCAGGCTGCTATCGGCCTCGTCGATCGCATCTTCACGCGCGTCGGGGCATCAGACAATCTTTCCGCCGGACGAAGTACCTTCATGGTGGAGATGAGCGAGACCGCTCACATCCTCCATCACGCGACTCCGAGAAGTCTTATCCTGCTCGACGAGATCGGACGCGGTACCAGCACGTACGATGGCCTCAGTCTGGCGTGGGCCATCGCGGAGTTTATCCAGGATACAGAGCGACTGGGAGCCCGTACGCTGTTTGCCACACATTATCATGAGATGACGCAACTGGCTGACCGACACCCTTCAGTTCAAAACTACCGAGTCTCGGTCCAGGAGCGGGATGGTGATGTACTATTTCTGCGGAAGATTGTTGCAGGCGGGGCCGATCGCAGTTATGGCATTCATGTGGGAAAACTGGCTGGCCTGCCGAAGGAGATTGTTAGCCGTGCACAAGATGTCCTACGGCAGCTCGAACAATCTTCGTCCTCCAGTCCTCAATTCACCGAACCAGTCGAGCAGGTGTCCTTCCTAGACCCCGCACTGCCGGCCCCGCACCCAATCCTCGAGGAAGTTCGCCAAATGGATCTTTTTTCAATGACGCCGTTGGACGCACTCAACCGGCTCGCTGATCTCAAACGCCGACTGGAATAA
- a CDS encoding peptidase M16, translating to MTHAMYRKFILNNGLRVVTESIPTLRSVTVGIWVNVGSRDERPGEEGLSHFLEHMFFKGTRSRTARQISHEMDALGGEMNAFTGRETTTFYVKVLDQHLESALALLADLFHGSRFPTHELNKEKQVVLEEIRTVQDDPEDLLQDLHTEQVLKHHPLGRPILGKPETVAALRRSDLVRYVGTHYDPRHTIVAVAGNFKERPLTRLLERVFHPFRTTTAQRGSRLPPRVSGGVFVRQKQLEQVHLCMGLQGVGASDVNRYAAHVLNTVLGGSVSSRLFQEVREKRGLAYSIYSYLSTYSDAGTLTIYAGTRDREAGRVVEVVCRQLRRMQREGITRQELTLAKNHLKGSLMLGLESSHGRMSKLAKDELYLGQPMSLSEIVAHIDAVSPEQVYQLSRRLFDDRFRSVTALGPVSERTISTAIH from the coding sequence GTGACGCACGCGATGTACCGGAAGTTCATCTTGAATAACGGTCTGCGGGTCGTGACCGAGTCGATTCCAACGCTCAGGTCGGTGACGGTCGGTATTTGGGTGAACGTCGGATCCAGAGATGAACGTCCGGGCGAGGAAGGGCTCTCGCACTTTCTCGAGCACATGTTTTTCAAGGGCACTCGCTCAAGGACGGCCAGGCAGATTTCCCACGAAATGGATGCGCTCGGCGGGGAAATGAATGCCTTTACGGGCCGTGAAACGACGACGTTCTATGTCAAGGTTCTCGATCAACATCTAGAATCGGCGCTCGCTCTCCTGGCCGATCTTTTTCACGGCTCGCGGTTTCCCACGCACGAATTGAATAAAGAAAAACAAGTGGTTCTTGAAGAGATACGCACCGTTCAGGATGACCCTGAGGACTTACTGCAGGATTTGCACACCGAGCAGGTATTAAAGCACCATCCATTGGGGCGCCCGATCCTTGGTAAGCCGGAGACCGTGGCGGCGTTGCGTCGGAGCGATCTCGTACGCTACGTCGGAACGCACTACGATCCAAGGCACACGATCGTGGCGGTGGCCGGGAATTTCAAGGAACGGCCGTTGACCAGACTGCTTGAGCGAGTGTTTCATCCATTTCGTACCACCACGGCGCAAAGGGGAAGCCGTCTTCCTCCACGAGTGTCCGGCGGCGTGTTTGTTCGCCAGAAACAATTGGAGCAGGTGCATCTGTGCATGGGGCTTCAGGGGGTGGGAGCTTCTGATGTAAACCGGTATGCGGCACATGTACTCAATACCGTACTAGGTGGAAGCGTGAGTTCCCGATTGTTTCAGGAAGTTCGGGAAAAGCGCGGCCTTGCGTACTCCATTTATTCCTACCTCTCCACGTATTCAGACGCCGGCACACTGACGATTTATGCGGGAACCCGTGATCGGGAAGCTGGGCGTGTGGTGGAGGTGGTCTGTCGGCAACTTCGCCGGATGCAACGCGAGGGGATCACGCGGCAGGAGTTGACGCTGGCAAAGAATCACCTCAAGGGAAGCCTCATGCTCGGGCTGGAGAGTTCACACGGCCGCATGAGTAAGCTTGCCAAGGATGAACTCTATCTCGGCCAACCCATGTCGCTGAGTGAGATCGTCGCGCACATCGATGCGGTGTCGCCCGAACAGGTGTATCAGCTCAGTAGACGATTGTTCGATGATCGTTTTCGATCGGTCACGGCCTTGGGTCCGGTCTCGGAACGGACGATCTCTACCGCTATTCATTAG